A single window of Streptomyces aquilus DNA harbors:
- a CDS encoding glycoside hydrolase family 13 protein gives MGQPTDWWRSAVIYQVYVRSFADGDKDGTGDLAGVRARLPYLAELGVDALWFTPWYLSPLKDGGYDVADYRAIDPAFGTLAEAEKLIAEARELGIRTIVDIVPNHVSDQHPWFRAARAGGPERELFHFRPGRGADGQLPPNDWRSEFGGPAWTRLDDGDWYLHLFAPEQPDLNWAHPAVRQEHEDILRFWFERGVAGVRIDSAALLVKDPRLPDFVQGRDPHPYVDRDELHTVYRSWRAIADEYDGIFVGEVWLPDTERFTRYLRPDELHTAFNFAFMTCPWDAGRLRTAIDETLAEHAPVGAPATWVLCNHDVTRTVTRYGRADTGFDFATKAFGTPTDLALGTRRARAAALLSLALPGALYVYQGEELGLPEVDVPRDRIEDPMHFRSGGSDPGRDGCRVPLPWAAGAPHAGFGGEPWLPQPDDWAAYAADRQAGDPGSMLTLYREAIRLRPEFGDGPLTWLPAPEGVLAFARAEGVLCVVNLAGTPAELPAHSALLLGSGPLDSAGRLPKDVAVWLSA, from the coding sequence GTGGGACAGCCCACGGACTGGTGGCGCTCCGCCGTCATCTACCAGGTCTACGTCCGCAGCTTCGCCGACGGCGACAAGGACGGCACCGGCGACCTCGCCGGTGTGCGGGCCCGGCTGCCGTACCTCGCCGAACTCGGGGTGGACGCGCTCTGGTTCACCCCCTGGTACCTCTCACCGCTGAAGGACGGCGGCTACGACGTCGCCGACTACCGCGCGATCGACCCGGCCTTCGGCACCCTCGCCGAGGCCGAGAAGCTGATCGCGGAAGCCCGGGAACTCGGCATCAGGACCATCGTCGACATCGTGCCGAACCACGTCTCCGACCAGCACCCCTGGTTCCGGGCGGCACGCGCGGGCGGCCCGGAGCGCGAGCTGTTCCACTTCCGCCCCGGACGCGGCGCCGACGGCCAACTGCCGCCCAACGACTGGCGATCGGAGTTCGGCGGGCCCGCCTGGACCCGGCTCGACGACGGCGACTGGTACCTGCACCTCTTCGCCCCCGAACAGCCCGACCTCAACTGGGCCCACCCCGCCGTCCGCCAGGAGCACGAGGACATCCTGCGCTTCTGGTTCGAGCGCGGCGTCGCCGGGGTCCGCATCGACTCGGCCGCCCTCCTCGTCAAGGACCCCCGCCTGCCGGACTTCGTCCAGGGCCGCGACCCGCACCCGTACGTCGACCGCGACGAACTGCACACCGTCTACCGCTCCTGGCGGGCGATCGCCGACGAGTACGACGGGATCTTCGTCGGCGAGGTATGGCTCCCCGACACCGAGCGCTTCACCCGCTATCTGCGCCCCGACGAACTCCACACCGCCTTCAACTTCGCCTTCATGACCTGCCCCTGGGACGCGGGCCGGCTGCGCACGGCCATCGACGAGACCCTCGCCGAGCACGCCCCGGTCGGCGCCCCCGCGACCTGGGTGCTGTGCAACCACGACGTGACCCGTACGGTCACCCGCTACGGCCGCGCCGACACCGGCTTCGACTTCGCCACCAAGGCCTTCGGCACCCCGACCGACCTCGCCCTTGGCACCCGGCGGGCCCGCGCGGCCGCCCTGCTGTCGCTGGCCCTGCCCGGCGCCCTCTACGTCTACCAGGGCGAAGAGCTGGGGCTGCCCGAGGTGGACGTCCCCCGCGACCGCATCGAGGACCCGATGCACTTCCGGTCGGGCGGCTCCGACCCGGGGCGGGACGGGTGCCGGGTGCCGCTGCCGTGGGCGGCCGGGGCACCCCACGCCGGGTTCGGGGGCGAGCCCTGGCTGCCGCAGCCGGACGACTGGGCGGCCTACGCGGCCGACCGTCAGGCCGGTGACCCCGGCTCGATGCTCACCCTGTACCGCGAGGCGATCAGACTCCGGCCGGAGTTCGGCGACGGCCCCCTCACCTGGCTGCCCGCGCCGGAGGGCGTGCTCGCCTTCGCCCGTGCCGAGGGCGTGTTGTGCGTGGTGAACCTCGCCGGCACCCCAGCCGAACTGCCGGCGCACAGCGCGCTCCTCCTCGGCAGCGGCCCGCTGGACTCCGCCGGACGCCTTCCGAAGGACGTCGCGGTCTGGCTCAGTGCGTGA
- a CDS encoding discoidin domain-containing protein — protein sequence MPSAASAAMVVALSAGLLTAITPTAHAAPGASLPFTSVEAESATTTGTKIGPDYTQGTLASEASGRQAVRLTSGQRVEFTVPRAANAVNLAYSVPDGQSGSLDVYVNGTKLARTLAVTSKYSYIDTSWIPGAKQHHFFDNARLLLGQNVQAGDKVAFQATGTQVTVDVADFEQVAAAATQPAGSVSVTSKGADPSGNGDSTQAFRDAISAAQGGVVWIPPGDYKVTSALSGVQNVTLQGAGSWHTVVHTSRFIDQSGSSGGVHIKDFAVIGEVTERVDSNPDNFVNGALGPGSSVSGMWLQHLKVGLWLMGNNDNLVVENNRFLDTTADGLNLNGNARGVRVRNNFLRNQGDDALAMWSLYAPDTNSSFENNTISQPNLANGIAIYGGTDIAVKNNLVSDTNALGSGIAISNQKFLDPFSPLAGTITVDGNTLVRTGAMNPNWNHPMGALRVDSYDSAINATVNITNTTVTDSPYSALEFVSGGGQGYPVRNVTVDGATVRNTGTVVVQAEAQGAATFRNVTATSVGSAGVYNCPYPASSGTFTLTDGGGNSGWSSTWSDCSAWPQPGQGNPDPDPTRNLAKGRPATATGSQDVYTPGKAVDGDANSYWESTNNAFPQSWTVDLGSSAAVRRLVLKLPPSAAWGARTQTVTVLGSADGSAWSTVVGATGYRFDPATGNTATVTLPSGTNLRYLRLSVSANTGWPAGQFSEVEAYLS from the coding sequence ATGCCATCTGCTGCTTCGGCTGCCATGGTCGTCGCCCTCTCCGCCGGCCTCCTCACAGCCATCACCCCCACCGCCCACGCGGCCCCGGGCGCCTCCCTCCCCTTCACCTCGGTCGAGGCCGAGTCCGCGACCACCACCGGCACGAAGATCGGCCCCGACTACACCCAGGGCACCCTCGCCTCCGAGGCGTCCGGGCGGCAGGCGGTACGGCTGACCTCCGGCCAGCGTGTCGAGTTCACCGTGCCGCGCGCGGCCAACGCCGTGAACCTCGCCTACAGCGTCCCCGACGGTCAGTCCGGCTCGCTCGACGTGTACGTCAACGGCACCAAGCTCGCCAGGACCCTGGCCGTCACCTCCAAGTACTCCTACATCGACACGAGTTGGATCCCCGGCGCCAAACAGCACCACTTCTTCGACAACGCCCGCCTGTTGCTCGGCCAGAACGTCCAGGCGGGCGACAAGGTCGCCTTCCAGGCCACCGGCACGCAGGTCACCGTGGACGTCGCCGACTTCGAGCAGGTCGCCGCCGCTGCCACGCAGCCCGCCGGGTCCGTCTCCGTCACCTCCAAGGGCGCCGACCCCAGCGGCAACGGCGACTCCACGCAGGCCTTCCGGGACGCCATCTCCGCCGCGCAGGGGGGAGTGGTGTGGATCCCGCCCGGTGACTACAAGGTGACGTCCGCGCTGAGCGGGGTGCAGAACGTGACCCTGCAAGGGGCCGGAAGCTGGCACACCGTCGTGCACACCTCCCGCTTCATCGACCAGTCAGGCTCGTCCGGCGGCGTCCACATCAAGGACTTCGCGGTCATCGGCGAGGTCACCGAACGCGTCGACTCCAACCCGGACAACTTCGTCAACGGGGCGCTGGGACCCGGCAGTTCGGTCTCCGGGATGTGGCTCCAGCATCTCAAGGTCGGCCTCTGGCTGATGGGCAACAACGACAACCTCGTCGTCGAGAACAACCGCTTCCTCGACACCACCGCCGACGGTCTCAACCTCAACGGCAACGCCCGTGGCGTCCGCGTCCGCAACAACTTCCTGCGCAACCAGGGCGACGACGCGCTCGCCATGTGGTCGCTGTACGCGCCGGACACCAACAGCAGCTTCGAGAACAACACCATCAGCCAGCCGAACCTGGCCAACGGCATCGCGATCTACGGCGGCACCGACATCGCCGTGAAGAACAACCTGGTCTCCGACACCAACGCCCTCGGCAGCGGCATCGCGATCTCCAACCAGAAGTTCCTTGACCCGTTCTCACCCCTCGCGGGCACGATCACGGTCGACGGCAACACCCTCGTCCGCACCGGCGCGATGAACCCCAACTGGAACCACCCGATGGGGGCTCTGCGCGTCGACTCCTACGACAGCGCCATCAACGCCACCGTCAACATCACCAACACCACCGTCACCGACAGCCCGTACAGCGCCCTCGAGTTCGTCTCCGGTGGCGGACAGGGATACCCGGTGCGCAACGTCACCGTCGACGGCGCGACCGTCCGCAACACGGGCACGGTCGTCGTCCAGGCGGAGGCCCAGGGCGCCGCCACCTTCCGCAACGTCACGGCGACCTCGGTCGGGTCGGCGGGCGTCTACAACTGCCCCTACCCGGCGAGCTCCGGCACCTTCACGCTCACCGACGGCGGCGGCAACTCCGGCTGGAGCAGTACCTGGTCCGACTGCTCGGCCTGGCCGCAGCCCGGGCAGGGCAACCCGGACCCGGACCCGACCCGCAACCTCGCCAAGGGACGCCCGGCCACCGCGACCGGCTCCCAGGACGTCTACACGCCCGGCAAGGCCGTCGACGGCGACGCGAACAGCTACTGGGAGTCCACCAACAACGCCTTCCCGCAGTCCTGGACCGTCGACCTCGGATCGTCGGCGGCGGTCCGGCGACTCGTGCTGAAGCTGCCGCCGTCCGCGGCCTGGGGCGCGCGCACGCAGACCGTCACCGTGCTGGGCAGCGCCGACGGCTCCGCCTGGTCGACGGTCGTCGGCGCGACCGGCTACCGCTTCGACCCGGCCACCGGGAACACCGCCACGGTCACCCTGCCGAGCGGTACCAACCTGCGCTACCTGCGCCTGTCGGTGAGCGCCAACACCGGCTGGCCCGCCGGCCAGTTCAGTGAAGTGGAGGCGTATCTGTCTTAG
- a CDS encoding ABC transporter ATP-binding protein, which translates to MHALVVSGLKKVYEGSGRRVEAVRDLTFTVEAGELVCLVGPSGCGKTTLLKCMGGLLTPTAGEVRLAGEKVSGPPLGMAFVFQEYGRSLFPWMRVGENVELPLKQKGLSKARRRELVSDALASVGLADAAGAYPWQLSGGMQQRVAIARALAYEPQVLLMDEPFAAVDAQTRADLEDLVRGLWRERGITILFVTHDIDEAVYLGQRVIVLSSSPTVVQEQLKVDLPDERDQLHTRVAPRFAELRTHVYEQIQSAKRGAPSLAKTDTPPLH; encoded by the coding sequence ATGCACGCACTGGTCGTTTCCGGCCTGAAGAAGGTCTACGAGGGGTCAGGGCGCCGGGTGGAGGCGGTCCGCGACCTCACCTTCACCGTCGAGGCGGGCGAACTCGTCTGTCTCGTCGGCCCGTCGGGCTGCGGCAAGACGACCCTCCTGAAGTGCATGGGCGGTCTGCTCACCCCGACCGCCGGCGAAGTGCGGCTCGCCGGGGAGAAGGTGAGCGGTCCGCCGCTCGGGATGGCGTTCGTCTTCCAGGAGTACGGACGCAGTCTGTTCCCGTGGATGCGGGTCGGCGAGAACGTCGAACTCCCGCTGAAGCAGAAGGGCTTGAGCAAGGCGCGGCGCCGGGAGCTGGTCTCCGACGCACTGGCGTCGGTCGGTCTCGCGGACGCCGCCGGGGCCTATCCCTGGCAGCTCTCGGGCGGCATGCAGCAGCGGGTCGCGATCGCCCGTGCACTGGCCTACGAGCCCCAAGTGCTGCTGATGGACGAACCGTTCGCGGCCGTGGACGCCCAGACCCGGGCCGACCTGGAGGACCTCGTACGGGGGCTGTGGCGGGAGCGCGGGATCACGATCCTGTTCGTCACCCATGACATCGACGAGGCCGTGTACCTGGGCCAGCGGGTGATCGTGCTCTCCTCCTCCCCCACCGTCGTGCAGGAGCAGCTCAAGGTCGATCTGCCGGACGAGCGCGACCAGTTGCACACCCGGGTGGCCCCGCGCTTCGCCGAGCTGCGGACCCATGTGTACGAGCAGATCCAGTCGGCGAAGCGCGGGGCGCCGTCCCTCGCTAAGACAGATACGCCTCCACTTCACTGA
- a CDS encoding ABC transporter permease, with the protein MRRVLLRVFFVLALPVLLVGVWWLASDGSTNVFWPPLRTTLKTFPDVWTADRLRDDVLPSLLRLTAGYACAAVVGVAIGTVIGSYRRVRAFCEPVLEFLRAVPPPVLVPVIMLFAGIGDTMKIAVIASGCVWPILLNTVEGVRAVDPVMAETARSYGISGVARLKDVVLRSASPQIFAGLRQALSIGIILMVISEMFAASNGIGFTVVQFQRSFAIPDMWTGILVLGLLGFLLSVVFQVVERRVLGWYHGLRASARRSP; encoded by the coding sequence GTGAGGCGCGTCCTGCTGCGGGTGTTCTTCGTGCTCGCGCTGCCCGTACTCCTGGTCGGCGTCTGGTGGCTGGCCTCGGACGGCAGCACCAACGTGTTCTGGCCGCCGCTGCGGACCACCCTCAAGACCTTCCCGGACGTGTGGACGGCCGACCGTCTCCGGGACGACGTCCTGCCCAGTCTGCTGCGCCTGACGGCCGGTTACGCCTGCGCCGCGGTCGTGGGTGTCGCGATCGGCACCGTCATCGGCTCGTACCGGAGGGTGCGGGCGTTCTGCGAACCGGTGCTGGAGTTCCTGCGGGCGGTGCCTCCTCCCGTACTGGTGCCGGTCATCATGCTGTTCGCCGGCATCGGCGACACCATGAAGATCGCCGTGATCGCCAGCGGCTGCGTCTGGCCGATCCTCCTCAACACCGTGGAGGGCGTCCGGGCGGTGGACCCGGTGATGGCGGAGACGGCGCGGTCGTACGGCATCTCCGGCGTCGCCCGGCTCAAGGACGTGGTGCTGCGGTCGGCGAGCCCGCAGATCTTCGCGGGGCTCCGCCAGGCGCTGTCCATCGGCATCATCCTGATGGTCATCAGCGAGATGTTCGCCGCCAGCAACGGCATCGGCTTCACCGTCGTGCAGTTCCAGCGGAGTTTCGCGATCCCCGACATGTGGACCGGCATCCTGGTCCTCGGTCTGCTCGGCTTCCTCCTCTCCGTGGTCTTCCAGGTGGTCGAGCGACGGGTGCTCGGCTGGTACCACGGTCTGCGGGCCTCGGCCCGGCGGTCCCCGTGA
- a CDS encoding ABC transporter permease, with translation MKGLNLALGAAGLAVFLALGEVVPRLGLVKEAYFPPASRIADALAGELSDDTFWTALGDTLTGWGLGLLIASTAGIVAGVVISVVPYLRDATASTIEFLRPIPSVALIPLAVLLYGTELKSVLLLVVYASFWQVLIQVLYGVQDVDPVAEETARSYGLGAWARVRHVLWPTALPYVMTGVRLAAAVALILAVTAELVIGAPGLGQRIAVAQNSQAVPEMYALVVVTGLLGLLINVGARAVERRALAWHQSVRGEVAV, from the coding sequence GTGAAGGGACTGAACCTCGCGCTCGGTGCGGCCGGGCTCGCGGTCTTCCTGGCGCTGGGCGAGGTGGTGCCGCGGCTCGGCCTGGTCAAGGAGGCCTACTTCCCGCCCGCCAGCCGGATCGCCGACGCGCTGGCCGGCGAACTCTCCGACGACACCTTCTGGACGGCCCTCGGCGACACCCTCACCGGCTGGGGACTGGGCCTGCTGATCGCCTCGACCGCCGGCATCGTGGCGGGCGTCGTCATCTCGGTCGTCCCGTACCTGCGGGACGCCACCGCCTCCACCATCGAGTTCCTGCGCCCCATCCCGTCGGTCGCGCTGATCCCGCTCGCGGTCCTGCTGTACGGCACCGAACTGAAGTCGGTGCTGCTCCTCGTCGTGTACGCCTCCTTCTGGCAGGTGCTGATCCAGGTCCTGTACGGCGTCCAGGACGTCGACCCGGTCGCCGAGGAGACGGCACGGTCGTACGGTCTCGGCGCCTGGGCCCGGGTCCGCCATGTACTGTGGCCGACCGCACTGCCGTACGTCATGACCGGCGTACGGCTCGCGGCCGCCGTCGCGCTGATCCTCGCCGTGACCGCCGAACTCGTCATCGGGGCACCGGGGTTGGGGCAGCGGATCGCGGTCGCGCAGAACTCGCAGGCGGTACCCGAGATGTACGCTCTCGTCGTGGTCACCGGCCTGCTGGGCCTGCTCATCAACGTGGGTGCCCGCGCGGTGGAGCGGCGGGCGCTGGCCTGGCACCAGTCGGTGCGCGGGGAGGTGGCGGTGTGA
- a CDS encoding ABC transporter substrate-binding protein, with the protein MRRPLAALAAGAFLVTVTACGSSDGSGSSDGASSSGGTTKVKVGVIPIVDVAPLYLGQKKGFFKKQGLELEMTLAQGGAAIVPGVASGQFPFGFSNSTSLMVAQSNNVPVKVVTNGIASTGVQGKDFGALVVKGDSPLKSADQLEGRKVAINTLKNINETAVRESVRKAGSDPDKVKFVELAFDQMPAALDGGQIDAAMVVEPALATVKSQGGREIASPLVDVAPNLTVAMYFTSTSYASQHPDVVKKFKAAAAESLAYADAHPDEARAIVTTYTKIPAAVLAKVTLPAWPAEPDRASLDALAKLGQDDGLFKTAPDLDKLLP; encoded by the coding sequence ATGCGTCGCCCGCTCGCCGCTCTCGCGGCCGGAGCATTCCTGGTCACCGTGACGGCCTGTGGCTCGTCGGACGGATCGGGGTCGTCGGACGGTGCGTCATCGTCCGGCGGCACCACCAAGGTCAAGGTCGGGGTGATCCCGATCGTCGATGTGGCGCCGCTGTATCTGGGCCAGAAGAAGGGCTTCTTCAAGAAGCAGGGCCTGGAGCTGGAGATGACCCTCGCGCAGGGCGGCGCGGCGATCGTGCCCGGCGTGGCCAGCGGTCAGTTCCCGTTCGGCTTCTCCAACTCGACCTCGCTGATGGTCGCCCAGTCCAACAACGTGCCGGTGAAGGTCGTCACCAACGGCATCGCGTCGACGGGCGTGCAGGGCAAGGACTTCGGCGCGCTCGTCGTCAAGGGTGACAGCCCGCTCAAGTCGGCGGACCAGCTGGAGGGCAGGAAGGTCGCGATCAACACCCTGAAGAACATCAACGAGACCGCCGTGCGCGAGTCGGTGCGCAAGGCGGGCAGCGACCCGGACAAGGTCAAGTTCGTCGAGCTCGCCTTCGACCAGATGCCGGCCGCGCTCGACGGCGGGCAGATCGACGCGGCGATGGTCGTCGAGCCGGCGCTGGCCACGGTCAAGAGCCAGGGCGGCCGGGAGATCGCCTCGCCGCTGGTCGACGTCGCCCCGAACCTGACCGTGGCGATGTACTTCACCTCCACGTCGTACGCATCCCAACACCCGGACGTCGTCAAGAAGTTCAAGGCGGCCGCCGCCGAGTCGCTCGCCTACGCCGACGCCCACCCGGACGAGGCCCGCGCGATCGTGACGACGTACACGAAGATCCCGGCGGCCGTGCTGGCGAAGGTGACCCTGCCCGCCTGGCCCGCCGAACCGGACCGCGCCTCGCTGGACGCGCTGGCGAAGCTCGGCCAGGACGACGGCCTCTTCAAGACGGCCCCCGACCTCGACAAGCTGCTGCCGTGA
- a CDS encoding PDR/VanB family oxidoreductase codes for MTDVYETELVVERREFAADGVLALTLRHPLGEPLPAWEPGAHVDVVLGPGLERQYSLCGDPSDPTGWRIAVLREPDGRGGSAHVHEQLGQGDKVRVRGPRNHFALKPAPRYRFIAGGIGITPILPMLAAAEAAGAEWSLLYGGRTRQSMAFTEELSRYGDRVTVAPQDESGLLDLAPVLDGVPEDTLVYCCGPGPLLDAVQARCPAGLLHLERFTPKEQETGQDTEFEVELARSGRTVTVPVDVSVLDAVRAAGVEVLYSCTEGTCGTCETDVLDGTPDHRDSVLTDEEQEAGETMMICVSRCRGRRLVLDL; via the coding sequence ATGACTGACGTGTACGAGACCGAACTCGTCGTCGAGCGACGGGAGTTCGCCGCCGACGGAGTGCTCGCCCTCACCCTGCGCCACCCGCTCGGCGAACCCCTCCCGGCCTGGGAGCCCGGCGCCCATGTCGACGTCGTGCTCGGTCCCGGCCTGGAGCGCCAGTACTCCCTGTGCGGCGACCCGTCCGACCCCACCGGCTGGCGGATAGCCGTGCTGCGCGAGCCGGACGGGCGCGGCGGATCCGCCCATGTGCACGAGCAGTTGGGGCAGGGCGACAAGGTCCGCGTGCGCGGGCCGCGCAACCACTTCGCCCTCAAGCCCGCCCCCCGCTACCGGTTCATCGCGGGCGGTATCGGCATCACCCCGATCCTGCCGATGCTGGCGGCGGCGGAGGCGGCGGGGGCGGAGTGGTCGCTGCTCTACGGCGGCCGGACGCGGCAATCCATGGCGTTCACCGAGGAGTTGAGCCGTTACGGTGATCGCGTCACCGTCGCTCCCCAGGACGAGTCCGGTCTCCTCGACCTCGCCCCGGTGCTCGACGGTGTACCCGAGGACACGCTCGTCTACTGCTGCGGGCCCGGGCCGCTCCTGGACGCGGTGCAGGCGCGCTGCCCGGCCGGGCTGCTGCATCTGGAGCGGTTCACGCCGAAGGAGCAGGAGACCGGCCAGGACACGGAGTTCGAGGTCGAGCTGGCGCGGAGCGGCAGGACCGTGACCGTCCCGGTGGACGTCTCGGTGCTCGACGCCGTGCGCGCCGCCGGTGTGGAGGTGCTGTACTCCTGCACCGAGGGCACCTGCGGGACGTGTGAGACCGACGTCCTGGACGGCACCCCGGACCACCGGGACTCGGTGCTCACGGACGAGGAGCAGGAGGCCGGGGAGACGATGATGATCTGTGTGTCCCGGTGCCGGGGACGGCGGCTCGTCCTCGACCTGTAG
- a CDS encoding aromatic ring-hydroxylating dioxygenase subunit alpha — protein sequence MPHTTAFARNQWYVAAYSHEVGREELLGRTILGEPLVFYRTEEEGTPVALADRCVHRRYPLHEKPSRLDGDRLVCGYHGFTYDTSGTCVYVPGQKRVPRTARVASYPIVEQDSLIWVWIGDPALADAGTIPRARHLDSPGWVTVRGMEPIDADYGLLVDNLLDLSHETYLHGGYIGTPEVAETPITTEVDEGAGIVRVSRHMDDAECPPFYAKSTGISGRITRWQDIEYHAPCLYLLHSRVAPVGVVPEADGSDPGGFHTEVTYAITPSEDGKVYDFWAVSRDWATDDADVTEFLRGNNHTVVMQDVDALNLLQRTLGSERTGYQELSINIDTGGLAARRILARLVEEGDKPVEKVL from the coding sequence ATGCCGCACACGACCGCCTTCGCCCGCAACCAGTGGTACGTCGCCGCCTACAGCCATGAGGTGGGGCGCGAGGAGCTGCTGGGCCGCACGATCCTCGGTGAACCGCTCGTCTTCTACCGCACGGAGGAGGAGGGAACGCCCGTCGCGCTCGCCGACCGGTGCGTGCACCGCCGCTACCCGCTGCACGAGAAGCCCAGCCGGCTCGACGGCGACCGACTCGTGTGCGGCTACCACGGGTTCACGTACGACACGAGCGGCACCTGTGTGTACGTGCCGGGGCAGAAGCGCGTTCCGCGCACGGCCCGCGTCGCCTCGTACCCGATCGTCGAGCAGGACTCGCTGATCTGGGTGTGGATCGGCGACCCGGCGCTCGCCGACGCCGGCACCATCCCGCGGGCCCGGCACCTCGACTCCCCCGGCTGGGTCACCGTGCGCGGCATGGAGCCCATCGACGCCGACTACGGCCTCCTCGTCGACAACCTCCTCGACCTCTCCCACGAGACGTATCTGCACGGCGGCTACATCGGCACCCCGGAGGTCGCCGAGACGCCGATCACGACGGAGGTCGACGAGGGCGCGGGCATCGTCAGGGTGAGCCGGCACATGGACGACGCCGAGTGCCCGCCGTTCTACGCCAAGTCGACCGGGATATCGGGGCGGATCACGCGCTGGCAGGACATCGAGTACCACGCGCCCTGCCTCTATCTGCTGCACAGCCGGGTCGCGCCGGTCGGTGTGGTGCCCGAGGCGGACGGCAGCGACCCGGGCGGCTTCCACACCGAGGTCACCTACGCCATCACCCCGTCCGAGGACGGCAAGGTGTACGACTTCTGGGCGGTCTCGCGGGACTGGGCGACGGACGACGCCGACGTCACCGAGTTCCTGCGGGGCAACAACCACACCGTCGTCATGCAGGACGTCGACGCCCTCAACCTGCTGCAAAGGACGCTCGGTTCGGAGCGTACGGGGTACCAGGAACTCAGCATCAACATCGACACCGGCGGCCTCGCCGCCCGCCGCATCCTCGCCCGGCTGGTCGAGGAGGGCGACAAGCCCGTGGAGAAGGTCCTGTGA
- a CDS encoding DJ-1/PfpI family protein yields the protein MHIAILTFEGYNELDSLIALGVLNRVKTDGRRVSIATPSPKVTSMNGVTIEQMSTLEEACAADAVIVGSGIATREVVEDEAIMSVLRGLDPARQLIAAQCSGALVLARLGLLRDIPACTDLTTKPWVVAAGVEVLNQPFYARGNIATAGGCLASPYLAAWIIARLEGHDAAESALHYVAPVGEKEEYVERARGAITPYLPALATATA from the coding sequence GTGCACATCGCCATCCTCACCTTCGAGGGCTACAACGAGCTCGACTCCCTGATCGCCCTCGGCGTGCTCAACCGCGTGAAGACCGACGGCCGGCGCGTCAGCATCGCCACCCCCAGCCCCAAGGTGACGTCCATGAACGGCGTGACCATCGAGCAGATGTCGACGCTGGAGGAGGCGTGCGCCGCCGACGCCGTCATCGTCGGCAGCGGCATCGCCACCCGTGAGGTCGTCGAGGACGAGGCGATCATGAGCGTGCTGCGCGGCCTGGACCCCGCCCGCCAACTCATCGCGGCCCAGTGCTCCGGCGCGCTCGTCCTGGCCAGGCTCGGCCTGCTCCGTGACATCCCCGCCTGCACCGACCTCACCACCAAGCCCTGGGTCGTCGCCGCCGGCGTCGAGGTGCTCAACCAGCCCTTCTACGCCCGGGGCAACATCGCCACGGCCGGCGGCTGCCTCGCCTCGCCCTACCTCGCCGCCTGGATCATCGCCCGCCTCGAAGGCCACGACGCCGCGGAGAGCGCGCTGCACTACGTCGCCCCGGTCGGCGAGAAGGAGGAGTACGTCGAGCGCGCCCGAGGCGCCATCACCCCGTACCTGCCGGCCCTCGCGACGGCGACGGCCTGA